A single window of Onychomys torridus chromosome 8, mOncTor1.1, whole genome shotgun sequence DNA harbors:
- the G6pc3 gene encoding glucose-6-phosphatase 3, with product MESTLIAGIAMAEALQNRLPGLENMWLWVTFLGDPKNLFIFFFPAAYYASRRLGISVLWITFITEWLNLIFKWFLFGHRPFWWVHESGYSSQTPIQVHQFPSSCETGPGSPSGHCMVTGAALWPVMTAISSQVASRSHSPWVRAIPSLAYCTFLLAVGLSRVFLLAHFPHQVLAGLISGAALGWLMAPRVPMERELSFYGLTALALMLGASLMYWTLFTLGLDLSWSVSLAFKWCERPEWVRLDSRPFASLSRDSGAALGLGIALHSPCYAQIRRAHLGNGQKIACFMLAMGLLAILEWLGHPPQISLFYIFNFLKYTLWPCLVLALVPWLVHTFSAQEAPPIRSS from the exons ATGGAGTCCACGCTGATCGCCGGCATCGCGATGGCCGAAGCGCTGCAGAACCGGCTTCCCGGGCTAGAGAACATGTGGCTCTGGGTCACCTTTCTGGGCGATCCCAAGAACCTCTTTATATTCTTCTTCCCCGCGGCCTACTACGCCTCTCGCCGACTGGGCATCTCCGTGCTCTGGATCACCTTCATTACTGAGTGGCTCAACCTCATCTTCAAGTG GTTTCTGTTTGGACACAGGCCCTTTTGGTGGGTGCACGAGTCTGGGTACTCCAGCCAGACTCCAATCCAGGTTCATCAGTTCCCCTCTTCTTGTGAGACCGGTCCAG GCAGCCCTTCTGGCCATTGCATGGTCACAGGAGCAGCTCTCTGGCCCGTAATGACAGCCATTTCTTCTCAGGTGGCCTCTCGGTCCCACAG CCCCTGGGTAAGGGCGATTCCTAGCCTGGCTTATTGCACCTTCCTATTGGCTGTCGGCTTATCTCGGGTCTTCCTCTTGGCACATTTCCCTCACCAGGTGTTGGCGGGCCTTATAAGTG GTGCTGCCCTTGGGTGGCTAATGGCCCCCCGGGTGCCCATGGAACGAGAGCTTAGCTTCTATGGGTTGACTGCTCTGGCCCTCATGCTGGGTGCCAGCCTCATGTATTGGACTCTCTTTACATTAGGCCTGGATCTTTCCTG GTCCGTCAGCCTGGCTTTCAAGTGGTGTGAGCGGCCCGAGTGGGTGCGTTTGGACAGTCGGCCCTTTGCCTCACTGAGCCGGGACTCAGGAGCTGCCCTGGGTCTTGGCATTGCCCTACACTCTCCCTGTTATGCCCAGATACGGCGGGCACACCTAGGAAATGGTCAGAAGATAGCATGCTTTATGCTGGCAATGGGGCTGCTGGCCATCCTGGAATGGCTGGGCCACCCACCTCAGATCAGCCTCTTCTACATCTTCAACTTCCTCAAATACACCCTCTGGCCCTGCCTGGTCTTGGCCCTGGTGCCCTGGCTGGTGCACACATTCAGTGCCCAGGAGGCACCACCTATTCGCTCCTCTTGA